One segment of Rhipicephalus sanguineus isolate Rsan-2018 chromosome 6, BIME_Rsan_1.4, whole genome shotgun sequence DNA contains the following:
- the LOC119396644 gene encoding superoxide dismutase [Cu-Zn] — MPIKAVCVLSGSDTTKGTLHFTQEGDGKPVKVVGEITGLSKGKHGFHIHEFGDNTNGCVSAGAHFNPHGKEHGAPTDANRHVGDLGNVEAGDNGVAKVNIEDSVISLCGEHNIIGRSLVVHADPDDLGKGGHELSKTTGNAGARLACGVVGITK, encoded by the exons ATGCCGATCAAGGCTGTTTGCGTGTTGTCCGGATCGGACACAACCAAGGGAACCCTTCACTTCACGCAGGAG GGTGACGGGAAGCCGGTTAAAGTTGTTGGCGAAATTACTGGCCTCAGCAAAGGAAAGCATGGGTTTCACATTCATGAGTTCGGAGATAACACTAACG GGTGTGTGAGTGCAGGTGCACACTTTAACCCGCATGGAAAGGAGCACGGCGCACCTACTGACGCGAACAG GCACGTTGGAGACctaggcaatgtagaggctggcGACAACGGAGTTGCGAAGGTGAACATCGAGGACTCTGTAATTTCGCTTTGTGGAGAGCACAACATCATTGGACGATCTCTTGTG GTCCATGCCGACCCAGATGACCTTGGAAAGGGAGGCCATGAGCTTAGCAAGACCACCGGGAATGCAGGCGCACGACTTGCCTGTGGCGTggttggcatcaccaaataa
- the LOC119396645 gene encoding eukaryotic translation initiation factor 1A, X-chromosomal, translating into MPKNKGKGGKNRRRGKNENETEKRELVFKEDGQEYAQVIKMLGNGRLEAMCFDGMKRLCHIRGKLRKKVWINQGDIILVGLRDYQDAKADVILKYNPDEARNLKSYGELPEHAKINDTVNFGEEEEDDNIEFDEVSGDEDIEGVSRRVKHPQSQSPRYHHLQNVERHWFMSPPFHVKFTIFLPCLCRVESAEVKGNKVLFISLAPRPKDLQTARTVPS; encoded by the exons ATGCCGAAGAACAAGG GAAAGGGAGGTAAAAACAGGAGAAGAGGAAAGAACGAAAATGAAACAGAAAAGAGAGAACTCGTCTTCAAGGAGGACGGTCAAG AATATGCTCAAGTTATCAAAATGCTCGGCAACGGACGGCTAGAGGCCATGTGCTTTGACGGCATGAAGAGACTCTGTCACATCCGAGGAAAACTGAGGAAAAAA GTTTGGATAAACCAGGGCGACATCATTTTAGTTGGTCTGCGGGACTATCAAGATGCCAAGGCAGATGTCATCCTCAAATACAACCCAGACGAAGCGCGAAACTTGAAGTCCTACGGAGAACTGCCCGAGCACG cgaaaatcAACGACACTGTCAACTTTggcgaagaggaggaggacgacaACATTGAGTTCGACGAAGTCAGTGGCGACGAGGATATCGAAGGGGTAAGC CGTCGTGTCAAGCACCCCCAGAGTCAATCCCCACGGTATCACCATTTGCAGAATGTCGAACGCCACTGGTTTATGTCGCCTCCCTTTCATGTGAAATTTACCATTTTTCTCCCGTGCTTGTGTCGTGTGGAGTCAGCAGAAGTAAAAGGTAATAAAGTGCTATTTATTTCCCTCGCTCCCCGGCCCAAGGATTTGCAGACAGCAAGGACTGTGCCGTCGTGA